In Solanum lycopersicum chromosome 3, SLM_r2.1, the genomic stretch TTGGTTTATTCgtcataaatttaatttagagcCACaagatcaaaaaaaatttctttctaaACTCcgtccaagtcaaactagaccattcttttttaaacggagagaGTAATGTATAAACACTTTTAATTTACCTAAATACTTCAAAAGTGCTTACAAATTTTTTAGTTAAGAACACTTAAAACAAGTCAATTCATACACTCTTAATCAAAGACCGCCCAAGTTCAATGTACTAATGtgacataaaaaatacatattcaaataaagttaatcattaattaaatttcttcgTAATctaattactcattttcttaactaaaaaataaaatctatacaacttatttataaattaaataaaactattACCTCATAGTCAAACACATTTTCAAGAAAacattaaattcaaatattaagtATTTGACCACATTTGATTTTGTAACCAAATTTtgcaaaaaacataaatattttgccaTAGGTAGTTTTAAagaaatagtataaatatatgataataataataatataataagatattaaaataatatttacaaaaacCGAATTTTAACCATGATAAGAGTGAACCATTCATCTAGCagcgaagaagaagaagaaatggcGAGATTTTCAGTTGGAAGAGATGAACATGATAATGATGAAGGAGGACCCTGTAACTCCAGCACATCTGTATGCAAGAGACAGAGGACTACCGCCGGAACTTTCTCTCGCGGCGTCGTAATCCGTCAACaagaagaagtagaagaaaGAGAAAGGGAAAGGGTTGTTCAGGAAAAAGTAGAGGAAGAGGCAGAGGAGGAGGATTGGGGATCGGAATCTGAGGGAAATTTCCGATCGAGCGGTGATCGGAGGGTGCCAGTTCGTGAATCCGAGGTTTTAAGAGAGAACAGGTCTATTTCTGGTGAGAGCATGTATCAGAATTTTGAGGATTCAATCATAAACAGGTCAATTTCTGTGACGTTATTGGATCCGGATGTGTTGGATTGCCCGATCTGCTTTGAACATCTCTGTGTTCCTGTCTTTCAGGTTTCTTCTTTTTACCCTTTTCATTGCTATTAGGAGTATAAGAATTTATCTGTGTTGGAATTAATTGTGTTTGGAGAATTCTTGATTTGCCTTTAGAGGTTTTTGAAAGACATGGTCTTGAATAGAAGGGAATTTGTATTGACATTTACAATCTAACCAATATACTTTATTGCTCTTAGGGTGTAAAAGTTACAGTTTTTGTTAATCCAACAGTGGGGTTTGGGAGGATAGAGTTTATGCAGACTTTAGCCGTGCCTGGTGGAGGcggttttaaaaaataaaatatagaagtaGAGCAAACATGTCAGATAATAGAAATATGATTACTTAGCATTCAGTATTGCATTGGAAAAGCATAGGAAATGTGGATCTGTTAAAGAGTTTAGTTGGGAGAATTGCTGACAGTAGAATGACTGTGCTTATCCCATCTCATGTGGTTCTAATTTTGAAGTTATAACATTTCATTCAAATTGGAGAATAACTGGCTAATATAGGTCTTTGTTTTACTGGTGAAGTCATAGTCTTGATGGCGTAATATTCAAGTTAGAGGAAGCACTGGGTTATGATGGAGAATAATAAGACACTTAAAGTGGGGAGATGGCTACCAGGTTCAATCAAGTTAATCTCATTCTGACTAGAGATTACAAATGGGTGTCACTGTAAATAGGTTTCTTCTTTTCGCATCCCGATTTAATCTGGGCTTAAGTTACATTGTAATTAGGCTTTTTTCTTGCAAAATATCTGGTGAGATAGTTTCTTCCCTTAATGTTATTGTTGTGTTTCTAAAGATCGCCAATGCCCAAATTTCCCTGTTCCTTTGACAATAAGACTTTATCCCACTTCACAAGGTGGAATTAATGCTCTTCACGGTTTCCTTCCCATAGGAAGCCCTTCTCAGACCAACTAGTTGCTCTTTCACCTCATATGACACTGGGATGAGGGACGTAGGTAGGTACGCTGTCCAGTACACTATTGATGGGGTTATCCTTCCTCCCATAAATAGATATTGCATGTTCCAGTTTGCTAgcgtcttcttcatcttttccacTACCCCATTCCATATCTCAGGTGCTTTGTATTTTGCATCCAAAGGGAGACCAAATTAAGTAGAGTGGAAAGAGCATGTGCCATACCCCAGAATTCCGTGCCAGGGTATTCAAAGTCGACTTCGTTGATATGGTAGATCTGGTTCttcatcatgttaatatgtaaTCCAGAGACAGCTTCAAACAACTTCAAAGTTAGATTGAGATATAGCTTGAAGAGTCTCTGCCCACAAAAGATTAGGGTATCAGCAGTGATAGAAGTTATTAAATGTTTGTTGTTCCTTCTTGGAGATCTATCTGATAGAAGTTATTAACCGTATACTATTCCGTTTTGGAGAACAATCGTGATAGAAGTTATTAactgtattttattttttgttagagaTCTATCGTGATAGAAGTTATTAACTGTATACTATTCATTTGTTGGAGATCTATCGTGATAGAAGTTATGTACCTAGCCTCTTTTTAGAGCTCTTGGTTTTAGCTCACAGTAACTTAAGATTTAATCTTGTTACTGCATTTAAAGACATACACAATTGAGGTTCAGATACTAAGTTCTACGTCCTTCTCCTTGCCAGGGTGGTTAatttatgtcctttttcatCTAAGAGTTGCAGAATAGCCACTTTGGTTTTACTCTAAGGCAGAATATAGCTATTGGTAATCAATTTGTTGTTATTGCaacaaaatataacattttaatgCATGAGcgtgttttaaatgaaattattgagTCTTTTGGACCAAGCAAGAAATTAAAGCCATGACTCTAGGTTTATGGCAAATGCTAATACAAAGAGCTAAATAGTGAATTTTAAGTACAATTTGTTTACGCTTTCCATGtatcacatttttattttcctcAACTTCTTAAGTTGTGTACTTCGAGAATCCTTGAAAATTTATAAGCATGCAGATTAGAGTAAGCTATCATCTTCAAACATTCTAACTGCTTGCAATGAATATATTTTCTGACatccttttttcttttggtcAAAAATATAGTGTGGGAATGGGCACATAGCATGTGCCCCTTGCTGCATCAAGATTGCTAATAAGTGTCCATCATGCTGTTTGCCAATTGGATATAACCGTTGTCGAGCTATGGAGAATGTTCTAGAATCTCTGAAAGTGTCATGCGTGAACAATAGGTATGGTTGTAAGGAGATTCTGAATCTTAGTAAGAAAACTGACCATGAAAATGCATGCATCTATGTGCCTTGTTTTTGTCCTTCCCATGGCTGTGACTTTATAGGTACTTCAGCAAAGGTATATGCACATTTTAGCGAGAAACATGCTTCTTCCGCAGAGCACATTTCTTTCAATGCTGTCCATCCaatttatatagaaaaagaCCAAAGGTACATAATTCTTCAAATGAGGACAGAAGGTATACTTTTTATCGTCAACCATGCTAGTGACCGTGTTGGGAGTGCTATCAACATCATCTGTGTTGGACAAGCTAGGCAGAAGAGAAGGTTCTCATACAAGCTTGTAGTAACAGATGGGGAAAGTTCTTTTAAACTAGAATCCGTTGCATAGAGTGTGCCAAACTGGTCAGAAGATAGTCCTATGAAGAAATTCCTTGTGGTCTCAAAAGATGTCGTTAATTCCAGTGCTCGGCTGAAGTTGGATGTTCTCATAGAAGAGAAGGAATGAGTCTGCAATGGTTGCACATGTTGATGTAACATTGCCTTGATAACTTCTTTATAGATTTCATGCCAATAGACAATAGTCATTGGAATGGTGCTTGCTTTATTTGGGGATCTGAATTTACTTTGTTCCTTATTTTAAAAGGatttttcatattatgtttGATATTGGTGCTGCTATATTTGGggatttttaattttctattgaaTTTACTTTGTTCCTTATTTTAGAAAGATTTGTCATATTATGTTTGATATTGTTATGATAGGGTATACTAATTGTATGTTTTTGTCAAGTTtctaaaattaacttattttggaAAGCGCTTTTAaaaagagtatttttggttGGAACCAATTAGTGTTTAGTCAAGCTTTAAAAGtgttttaaatgtatttttttcaactgTGTTTTTCCACTTTTGAGTAAAAGCTTATCTTTTTAGCTTCTGTTACCTCAAAaaaatgctttttttttaattaatatttgtttataagCTGAATTTTTAGTAAGAATGTTTTCTCACTTTTACGTTGATATGTTTGGTCCACTCATAAAAGAGTAGTGCCGTCGAGTAATATACAATATCACTTGACTATCACATAACTACATATAGGATGATGTTCACTCCAAAAAGAAATACACCATCTTAGGAAATTTTATATAGTACACCACGTTTAAGATTATCGTTGACCAAAATATTAGCGGGTGAAATATATATTACCATGTTTCGCCCTTTCTTATGAACGTGTTGAATATCTTTTAAGAGTTGATATGCATAGAAATCtactttcagttttatatttGTTGTGCTAGAGTATACTAATAGTatgtttgatcaaacttttaaTGTAAACTTATAAAAGTGtttatttcaaaaatgttttCCGAAAAACATTTAATATAACCTAATTGCATGTTTTGTCAAGTTTCTAAAATTAGCTTATTTGAAAAGcacttctaaaaaaaatatctttggTTGGAACCTACTTGTGTTTGaccaataaattttgaaaatacttaTAAGCTACAATTAGTGTTTAGTCAAGCTTTTAATAGTGtctttaaatgtatttttctcAACCTTGCTTTTTCAAAAGcgtattctttctttttttagtaaaaGCTATTCTTTTTAGCTTGTGCTACTtcacaaaattttttattttttaataatattttgtccTTAGGATGAAGTTATAATAAGAATGGTTTGTAGACCAAAAAGAATGCTTTCTCACTTTTAGTTGTGCTAAATCAGAAAGAAAAGTAGGGGCACGAGGaatttaaatgttgaatttgtGATCCACCTTTATAAAGCTTATGAGTGAGAACATaactatgaaatatattttttgttgagtACCTCATTTTGTTCGATATGTTTGGTCCATTCATAAAAGAGTACTGCAGTCGAGCAATATACATGATCATCACAATAATTACATATGGGATGATGTTTCCCTCCAAAATTATATAAACCATCAGATGATTTATTGTGTGTTTGAAGATAGTtgatttcatataataattagtaataaaCGAACTACACCATCTAAGGAGATTTTGCTAAGTTGTATATAGAATGAATATTACTCATCATTTTTGCAAATGGACCTCTCCTTCCTTGAGTTTCTGGCATCTGAGCACATACAAATTTGTTGAATAAATGGATGTTGGAGTAGCTGTTCTAACGTCCATCTTTTTGGAGGATCCTTTGTCAAGTACTTAGACCATCTCTAACGAAAAAATTTTATGGTAACAATAGTTGTATGAGGACACCACTTCTTTTTGCGAAGTGTACTTGTGGGTCCCTTTCCTAATTATCACACTTtcattttagcaaatttgaatcatttcttcttttgcaatttctttttttgcaaAACCTCTTTTTATTTGATGTGTGCAATTTCTTTTACCAACGTTTCTCTAGCTTTTTTTTTAGTCTTGCGATCTCTCAATGCAGAAAATGTATTGATACTGCTATTATTTTATGCTTTCACAAATTCACTTGGTTAACTCTTTTTTCCCTATTCCTTTGCATGGATTAATTGCTTGAgtgaatcattttttaaaaataattacttattttagatatattctttaattattaccatttataacaatataaaataatattatatattttagggaAAATACTCAAATACcacctcaacctatgcccgaaatcccagagacacacttatactatactaaggtcctattacccccctgaacttattttatatgtaattttctacccctttttagcctacgtggaactagttcaaaaaaaaaagtcaaccatcgttgggcccaaagatagtgtcacgtaagctaaaaaagggtaaaaaattattaataaaataagttcaggggggtaataggaccttagtatagtagaaatgtgtctctgagatttcggacataggttgagggggtacttgggcattatccctatatTTTACCATtagatttttctctttctcgcctctttctctttttgctctcccaactttttaatttttctctctttctcgctcttttttttgttgctcttcctctcttacttttttttttgctttctttttgttgcgctctctctctctctctctttctgttactttttttttcttttgttttctctctttactttattttgtaGAGTAATCAATGATTTGTACAATGCATAAAAttgtatcaataattaattaattaaataaataatttaacctAATAAATGAAGAGACATAATGAATTGCAAATGAATTagttaaacttgaattaaaaatgtattacacacatattaaagttgaatttaaaatgtattacacaCAATGATCTATAGAgtaaattaaacttgtattagtAATGAATGAAACAAGTAATCCAATAgtgataaataaatcaaaaaattgtaaaataaattaaattgctttaaaattgtattatataatattaaagttgaattagaagagaattTAGAATGAATGAAAGACGTAACTAGCAAAAGTCATTACAACGATCTATAAACTAAATTAGACTCATATTATCCACGAATAAAACTTATATCATATGTATCTTATAGATTATCTTTGCTTTTATTACTAAGAAAATGAGCGATGGTTGCaatatgtatttaaaatgtattgtgCATGTCTTACAAATGTATTATTTGTGTGTTACCTAAATGATTCTTGTTAGTATCCATAAAAAATAAGTGAAGTGTGTAATACATatcataaatgtattattcatgaataaaacatGTATTAAATGTGTTTTATAAATTACTTTTGATTTGATCACTAAGAATCTGAGTGAtgtttgcaatatgtattaaaattgtattataaatgtgtTACCTACATTATTTTAGCTGATATCATTAAAAAGGGAGTGAAATTTGCAATGTGTATTATAAATGTAAGATGTATTGTTCATGattttagtataattttaatacaattatgaaatatatcgaatacaactttaatataaATGCGATATAGTTTCATAAACTTCATCGTTTATGAGCTTCAATCcaatatttttcctaaaatcaattttaaacttaaccaaactctcttaaaattgagatataaacTCCGAACGATATATTCAACTATTTGTAGGAACAAACTATACAAACTAATTGCAAATGAAAGAGCAGTCAATGAGTCGTAGActgaataaaatttgtataaataattaattagacaagtaatctaattataacaaatgaagaaacataataaactgtgaaatgaattaaacttgcataaaaatgtattacacacatattaaagttgaattaaaagcgAATTAAACATGAACACGCAAGGAAGATCAAAATTTATGTGATttagttagaaaaattatattgacatAGATGGtaagtatttttttagtatggtatatttatgtgatttacccTTTTTGTATTCGCTTCGAAAAATTcgatcaaaattttcattactttcTTGTTTCAAAATTGGCTTGGTCTTCAGTCTACCCTAATGAAACCTAAAATCTCTCTCCCTCGCTTTCTCCTTCTAATAGACTAGCTGACGCATCTTTTCGTTGACACTCATCCTTGACTTGGGGAGTGTTCTCTCTTCTGTCAGCGAAGAAAGGATAAGAGCAATCGGCCGAATAACTAAATacaaaacatttaaataaaaaaacaaaaaaaatcatgaataacaaacacaaaattaaTGTTAGCAATAATTATCAATTGTTGTTGATAGATACCAAACAAGTAGAGAATttaacaaatacatatattaaagaaaagataattgagtgtttaatatcattaatatgttattataaatattaggTACTCAGATATATTAAATGGTTACAAAATGAACAGAAACATATTTAACAATTAAGATTGTGTTTTCAACCCACACTAATTCTTACACTAAATTTGATGAGGGAATAGTTCAAAACACTAAttcactttttaaatattttaatattattttattatacaaatttttaattaaacattataaaattgtatgttttaattgaactgcttttatatttaattattttttatgtaatatttttataatacaaattttaggtataaaattagtttttttataagttaatttttctatatatgacttttttgggataatgcacaagtacccccttaacctatgtccgaaatttcagagacacacttatactatactaaggtcctattaccccccctgaacttattttataagtaattttctacccctttttagcctacgcggcactagtttgaaaaaaaaagtcaaccttcgttgggcccacaagatagtgccacgtaggtcgaaaaggggtaaaaaattattaataaaataagttcaggggggtaataggaccttagtatagtataagtgtgtctctgagatttcgggcataggttgagggggtacttcgGCATTATCCcgacttttttaaaaaactaagaAGTACTACatgatatattaatttcatgtattaTAATGCACAACATGATAATTGAGGATGATCGTGATCTTAATGAACCAATTCAAGATGCGTCGGAAGGTCCAACCGACCGTAGAAATGACAATAGATTAAAAGTATTAATTTCACCAATTTCTAGCttgatgtaaaaaaataaaggacaaAAAGCTCATTCTGAACTACATAATGCATTAATAGAGCATTTATGAGAGTATGTAGTGATCTTGAAAGTTGAATATTAATgtagaatttaaaataatttttttaattatgtaatatttatttaattgtatttcattaataatttcacttttatttgtattatctattattatgtataatgtataatacTATAATATTTGCTAgcaatttatatcatttaaaaaattatggtacaaaataatcttatattaaatgattataaaaggaaataatatgaattatatatggTGAATGTTTTAGGTAGAATTGgttttatgaaataagaaaatatacatgaaataagaaataataatataataataaagagagagaTAAATAATCCTTTTGGTATAAATTTGGTGCAGTGGGTTAGAGTTGATTACACCAAAATTAGTGCTGACACCAAATTTGGTGTAAAATTTGATGTTTGGATTGGAGATGCCCTTATGTAAAAAATCTTTGGCAAATCTCACGAACATTACCTGGTATGGAAAGATGCAAGCACAAGGTGGATAAGCTGATAGGAAAAAACATGTTCTCGGGATCGCTAGAACCCTTTGGGATGCTTCAACCGGTAATGAAAGCATATAGTTTTTCTTCACCGTATTAcagtaacaaaaatattttttcatgagTTCCTTTCGGCTCATTTGGTGTCGAATGCACAAGCAGAGCAGAGAAGAACAAGGTAAACGTAATGGTAGCACAATGTAATTATAGAAAACTTTAGTATTTAGGATAGAAAGTCGACTGATCCGTTAAAAGTTTTCTTATTTTGCATAAACCACTTTAAGTGTTTTCAGTAGAGTTATAGCGTGACATGTGGCTGGATTCTCCTAAATTGTTATTGCATTCGTATCTAATTTTTCaaatgcactacttttgaaGTATCCGACACGAAGAGTCCAAGGAAGATAGCAAGTAGAAAAAAGTGCCCCTGCAAATGCAGAAGTAAGAAGAAAGGTATTTGGTTAGCCAGGAGGTGACACTGTTGTTGTGATAAACCCTgttgtcaaaattaaaattcttcGGAAGAGCCTATTAAGCACTCTTGAGCAGAAGAAAAGCAAATACAACTAAAGATTTTTACTTCTTCCTCTTTTACCAAGAATGAAAGATATGAATGCATTCCCTTGCCTAGATGAAaggtatatcaagtaatatcattatatatagtTAGATTGATGATCTATTATCAGGTTGTTTATGGATGTTCAGGCAAATCGAACAATCTTCTTCTTGCTGTTATGATCCTGTGCATGACAGTTTAGATTACatttcaatattaaaattttaaacttgaagTATAGTTTATACAGAACAAGTCACAAAAACTCTTATTTGAATAGCTTGATTTCTTAAAAtaccatattaaaaaaatgacaagCTTTATTAAAATGGATGaaagctaaaaaaataattcagcCACACATATAGGTCAACTGGtgatatattattcaatatttgCTTTTGTACTTTTTCActatagtaaatatttttatgatgatcGACATGTCaactttttgtctactttgtaTTAAATTGTTCAAGTTGTACATTAGCTTGGATAGtagtaaatttatcatttttaatacaattatctaCAACTCATTTTATTTGTACTTAAATAGATAGTAGTAACCAATGAACTATTAACGCTTATCTTAAGATTCCACATTCAGATCATAAAAACTACATATCTATTTTATCACTCATTGGTGGAAAATCTAAATCTATAACTATATGATATTTCATTTCAGGCATTTTTGATAAAAGCAAGCTGAGAATAGAGTCGTATTTGGTGAATATTTCTTCAACTGGACACTTAAATCGGGGCTCGACTCTAAAACCTTTCCTGGGTACATGTATAAGGTGTCCAAGTTGAACTAGGAAGCATCCGTACTGGCATGTGACATCTTCGACTTTACCCGCCTTTGGAGTCTATATGTAAGTCCAAATTTATGGATGTTCAGAAAGAACTTGATTGATAATATCGTTTTTTCAGTTCATAGTGTTGGTTTGATACTTGAGATTTGTTTATATTGTAAATGTGCAGAGTCTAATCTTttgattgtaaaaaaaaaggattataATCTTAGGCTATGCAATTTATACATCACTTCTCTTGAGGttagtgtttattttttaatgctCAAATGTCCTCTTTATTCATGTTTTCTTTGTGGATTCTAGCCTCAGGAGTTTCTATCGGATAAAAATAGTAGTAACACCAAGTAAAGAGGATTGAAGCGACAATGTCTTTGACGAAATTTTTCAGTGAAAGAAAGATCACCAACaagtttgtttaaatatttttctacaaCTATCTACTATCAAGCTCATCGCTTAGCATGGACGTTAATCATCGGTATTTCTTTTGTCATGCTATTCTCTACATTATGCTTCATATACAAAAGACATATGTCTTGAATCGAAAATGAACACTCATTTAGTTGAATTAAGATACTGAATGTTGTCACATTTGTTTACTTGGTGTTAAAATGAACTTTATTTGAAGTATCATACCATTATTCAATGGTATTGAAAAATTGAGGCTAAGTATGACGTtgtaattaaattttagttaaaatcGTGAGTTTGAGGTATAATTTATCCTATCTGAAACTACTTACTCTAGCAATATGTTGGTATCTCATATTGAGAAGTACATTGTTGCTATTTCTGACCCagtttactatatttttatgaaattcttTGATCTCTACAGGTTTATTTGTTTTTGGCTATGAAATACTTTTGATATATTGGTGCTACTCCTAGCCTGATTCACTATATCTCTAATTTTCTATTGAATAGTGAAAATGTAGGTTTTGAAGTGATTTACTAATACATTATATGCGTACATTTTGATGTTTTTAGAAGAAATCACAATGGACATTCTTTTGTTTGACCAACAGCTAAGATTATCAGTTTCATGTGTTATTATAAACTCTCAAATATTTAACCTATTCAGTAGGTAACTTTCTGATTTAGTATGCTGAGTTCaagttttatgaatttaatgaaaaaacatTTGGAATGATTAGCAATTAGTACTTTTCGATCCTTGCTCTCTTTAACCATTATATTGTTGAGTGAGGTAAGTAACCGGAAAAAATAATCGAATTCTAGAAACAGAACAGATTAGATCATGGAAAAGGATTGATTATAAATTCTCTGATTATCATTTCTTCAGGTATAATGTTACATGGCTAAAGATGAAAATTGACCTTGATAGACTTTAACAGAAACTTGTGTTGACTACTTCTGAAATGTGGAAAAGCAAATATGTACAAAGAGTTGAAGAGTTGATGTTTTTCATTAAATGATATGTTGTAAATGCGGaattttttcaattacttttttgtTGATCAGGCGACATCCGGATTTGAACTGGGAAAAAAAGGATTTGCAGTCCTCTTAGAGTCTTTTACCATGTCTGCTCTTTACTTGATTATCTCTTTCACTGATACATTGACATTACTTGAATAAATTGTTTCTGTAGTCTATACcgctaaatttaaaatttatggagaTCGAACTTGCAATGTTGGGCTTGTGCTCAGCACGGGCCATGCCtctctagtatatatatatatatatatatatatatatacatataatgtacaagtaccccctcaacctatgaccgaaatcttagagacacacttatactatactaaggtcctattacccccctggacttattttattaataattttctatccttttttggcctacgtgacactatcttgtgatCCTAACAccggttgacttttttttaagcTAGTTCCACGTAGGGAGAAaatgggtagaaaattacttataaaatgagttcaacggggtaataggacattagtatagtataagtgtttctctgagatttcggacatatgttgagggggtacttgtgcattatctctatatatatagtataagtTCAAAATTAATAATGCAAATACCTTAATAATGTTTCTCACATATGCTTActgataatatataaatacaaaagaaatattgtatacaattgttgaaattatacaaataatatctaaaatgtatataaaaaataacaataaacatTGATACTCTAAATTCATAGAATTgtatacaacataatataaaatgtaTGGATAgaagtacaaataaaaaaatatacaaaataagatagtaaaaaatatctcaaatttttAC encodes the following:
- the LOC101262084 gene encoding putative E3 ubiquitin-protein ligase SINA-like 6 codes for the protein MIRVNHSSSSEEEEEMARFSVGRDEHDNDEGGPCNSSTSVCKRQRTTAGTFSRGVVIRQQEEVEERERERVVQEKVEEEAEEEDWGSESEGNFRSSGDRRVPVRESEVLRENRSISGESMYQNFEDSIINRSISVTLLDPDVLDCPICFEHLCVPVFQCGNGHIACAPCCIKIANKCPSCCLPIGYNRCRAMENVLESLKVSCVNNRYGCKEILNLSKKTDHENACIYVPCFCPSHGCDFIGTSAKVYAHFSEKHASSAEHISFNAVHPIYIEKDQRYIILQMRTEGILFIVNHASDRVGSAINIICVGQARQKRRFSYKLVVTDGESSFKLESVA